From Halorubrum salinarum, the proteins below share one genomic window:
- a CDS encoding DMT family transporter, whose protein sequence is MFTRRSAALFAVSALLFGGTFVAAKTGLAHLPPLFFVAVRFDIGAVVLAAFAATRLSWADLRPRTAGDVAGILATGVLVIGLTNALLFVGQQYVTSGVAAVVFSLNPILTPVFAGMLLADARLTPRGVVGMGLGLLGVVLVANPSPSALLGGGMGVPLLFAAAVTSAFGAVAIRRAEATLSSTARTVWGVPLAAVLSHALSVGAGESVASLAVPPVAVAALLYVGVCSGAVAYLAYFALIDETDATRANLLFYFVPVVSAVGGWALLGETLSALSVAGFGVIFVGFLLVSGRAVRPSRIVRSVAPERFVGDRSA, encoded by the coding sequence GTGTTCACCCGACGGTCCGCCGCGCTGTTCGCCGTCTCGGCGCTGCTGTTCGGTGGGACGTTCGTCGCGGCCAAGACCGGCCTCGCGCACCTGCCGCCGCTGTTCTTCGTCGCCGTGCGGTTCGACATCGGCGCCGTCGTCCTCGCCGCGTTCGCGGCGACGCGCCTCTCGTGGGCGGACCTCCGCCCGCGGACCGCCGGCGACGTCGCCGGGATCCTCGCGACCGGCGTGCTGGTGATCGGACTGACGAACGCGCTGCTGTTCGTCGGGCAACAGTACGTGACGAGCGGGGTCGCGGCCGTCGTCTTCAGCCTGAACCCGATCCTCACCCCGGTGTTCGCCGGGATGCTGCTCGCGGACGCGCGGCTCACCCCCCGCGGCGTCGTCGGGATGGGGCTGGGACTGCTCGGGGTCGTTCTGGTGGCGAACCCCTCGCCGTCGGCGCTGCTCGGCGGCGGGATGGGCGTCCCGCTCCTCTTCGCGGCCGCGGTGACGAGCGCGTTCGGTGCGGTGGCGATCCGCCGCGCCGAGGCGACGCTGTCGAGCACCGCCCGCACCGTCTGGGGGGTCCCGCTGGCCGCCGTCCTCTCGCACGCCCTCAGCGTCGGCGCCGGCGAGTCCGTGGCCTCGCTCGCGGTGCCGCCCGTCGCGGTCGCCGCGCTCCTGTACGTCGGCGTCTGTTCGGGCGCCGTCGCGTACCTCGCCTACTTCGCGCTGATCGACGAGACCGACGCGACGCGGGCGAACCTGCTGTTCTACTTCGTCCCGGTCGTCTCGGCCGTGGGCGGGTGGGCGCTGCTCGGGGAGACCCTCTCGGCGCTGTCCGTCGCCGGGTTCGGCGTGATATTCGTCGGCTTCCTGCTCGTTAGCGGGCGCGCCGTGCGCCCGTCCCGGATCGTTCGCTCGGTCGCCCCGGAACGGTTCGTCGGCGACCGGTCGGCCTGA
- a CDS encoding COG1361 S-layer family protein codes for MSRIRTAAVLVLVASLLATGTVVAQQANDTVRGDPDIEAFAPETAFVPGEESTLQVSLNNRGDIDAQGADNLESEVVTAHETTARILTGDATNREVPFDVRTGEQTVGDVARGVTGPIEFTVVPDADAEPGVYQVPIRLEYRNVESAEVDDGSTVRDEEIVTETVYVSVEITDRAQFAVVDVDGVVQAGDDGIVEVTMRNVRNETAYEASVAANPIDPDLSFATDAGTTETYVGAWAPGENRTFAYRFAAAGQATARASTLEFEVDYRDAERANAAARTVRTGVTPLSRQAFTARGLNSTLRVGEDGSFTVEVRNRGPRDVENAVVVFSNEAPAPDGVGQDTVQTDQNIVPRSTRDTIGDLAVGETATATFDAGLRTDANPGLRTVNVAVRYRGIPTDEGVSASRTDDGSVSLVSTGSAGDVIVSDSLDVVVDVAPEADVFAVSPAANATEPAAVTPGSTVQYRAVVRNTGPEPISNVQAKLFVDSPLSSSDDEAFVTDLDPGEQTTITFEVAVDGGATPKTYAAAVDFRYDDADGDEQLSDTYRLPVEVTDTDDSGALSSPLGIVALLGAVAVGGAVVWQRGRVSAAIARLRSRLRSR; via the coding sequence ATGAGTCGAATTCGGACGGCGGCCGTCCTCGTGCTCGTCGCGTCGCTTCTCGCGACGGGGACGGTGGTCGCGCAGCAGGCGAACGACACGGTGCGCGGCGACCCCGACATCGAGGCGTTCGCGCCGGAGACGGCCTTCGTCCCCGGCGAGGAGTCGACGCTCCAGGTGAGCCTGAACAACCGCGGCGACATCGACGCGCAGGGCGCCGACAACCTCGAGAGCGAGGTGGTGACCGCCCACGAGACCACGGCCCGGATCCTCACGGGCGACGCGACGAACCGCGAGGTCCCCTTCGACGTGCGGACCGGCGAGCAGACGGTCGGCGACGTCGCGCGCGGCGTCACGGGACCGATCGAGTTCACCGTCGTCCCCGACGCGGACGCCGAGCCGGGCGTCTATCAGGTCCCGATCCGGCTGGAGTACCGGAACGTCGAGAGCGCCGAGGTGGACGACGGCTCCACCGTCCGCGACGAGGAGATCGTGACCGAGACGGTGTACGTGTCCGTGGAGATCACCGACCGCGCGCAGTTCGCTGTCGTCGACGTCGACGGCGTCGTCCAGGCCGGCGACGACGGCATCGTCGAGGTGACGATGCGGAACGTCCGGAACGAGACGGCCTACGAGGCGAGCGTCGCCGCGAACCCGATCGACCCCGACCTGTCCTTCGCCACCGACGCGGGCACGACCGAGACGTACGTCGGCGCGTGGGCGCCGGGCGAGAACCGCACGTTCGCCTACCGGTTCGCCGCCGCCGGCCAGGCGACCGCGCGCGCGTCGACGCTGGAGTTCGAGGTCGACTACCGCGACGCCGAGCGCGCGAACGCCGCCGCGCGGACGGTCCGGACCGGCGTGACGCCGCTCTCGCGGCAGGCGTTCACCGCGCGCGGTCTGAACAGCACGCTGCGCGTCGGCGAGGACGGCTCCTTCACCGTCGAGGTGCGCAACCGCGGGCCCCGGGACGTCGAGAACGCGGTCGTCGTGTTCAGCAACGAAGCGCCCGCGCCCGACGGCGTCGGCCAGGACACGGTCCAGACGGACCAGAACATCGTCCCGCGCTCGACGCGGGACACGATCGGCGACCTCGCGGTCGGCGAGACCGCGACCGCGACGTTCGACGCCGGCCTCCGCACCGACGCCAACCCCGGGCTGCGGACGGTCAACGTGGCGGTCCGCTACCGCGGGATCCCCACCGACGAGGGCGTGAGCGCCAGCCGGACCGACGACGGGAGCGTCTCGCTCGTCTCGACGGGGTCGGCGGGCGACGTCATCGTCTCCGACTCGCTCGACGTGGTCGTCGACGTCGCGCCCGAGGCGGACGTCTTCGCGGTGTCGCCCGCGGCGAACGCGACCGAGCCGGCGGCGGTGACGCCGGGGTCGACGGTCCAGTACCGCGCGGTCGTCCGCAACACCGGCCCGGAGCCGATCTCCAACGTCCAGGCGAAGCTGTTCGTCGACTCGCCGCTCTCCTCGTCGGACGACGAGGCGTTCGTCACCGACCTCGACCCGGGCGAGCAGACCACGATCACCTTCGAGGTGGCGGTCGACGGCGGCGCGACGCCGAAGACGTACGCGGCCGCGGTCGACTTCCGGTACGACGACGCCGACGGCGACGAGCAGCTCTCGGACACCTACCGGCTCCCGGTCGAGGTGACCGACACCGACGACAGCGGGGCGCTCTCCTCGCCGCTGGGGATCGTCGCCCTGCTCGGCGCCGTCGCGGTCGGCGGCGCGGTCGTCTGGCAGCGCGGTCGGGTGAGCGCGGCGATCGCTCGGCTCCGCAGCCGGCTCCGCTCTCGATAG
- a CDS encoding YccF domain-containing protein, giving the protein MAQRSLLVRALWFVFVGWWATPIVVNVAWLLNVTVVLLPVGIKLINLVPTVLTLAEPRSLSEPDSARGQRSLVVRAGYFVLVGWWLSLLWANVASALAVTVVGVPVAVWMLNRLPYVTSLYRFHG; this is encoded by the coding sequence ATGGCACAACGGTCCCTGCTCGTTCGCGCGCTGTGGTTCGTCTTCGTCGGCTGGTGGGCGACGCCTATCGTCGTCAACGTCGCGTGGCTGCTCAACGTCACGGTCGTCCTCCTCCCGGTCGGTATCAAGCTGATCAACCTCGTGCCGACGGTGCTCACGCTCGCGGAGCCGCGGTCGCTCTCGGAGCCCGACTCGGCCCGCGGCCAGCGGTCGCTCGTCGTGCGGGCGGGCTACTTCGTCCTCGTCGGGTGGTGGCTGAGCCTGCTGTGGGCGAACGTCGCGTCGGCGCTCGCGGTCACGGTCGTGGGGGTGCCGGTCGCGGTGTGGATGCTCAACCGGCTGCCGTACGTCACGTCGCTGTACCGGTTCCACGGGTGA
- a CDS encoding TrmB family transcriptional regulator, giving the protein MESLRDLGLSSYEDRAYRALLTLGTGTAAAAAEESGVPKGRIYDALGGLESRGLVRVQTDREPKRYAPVEPAVAVDRLVEAKRRELRQRIETYESGKSELIDRLADAEATDDEFWTAAVGADDSLDLLFERIDAAEESIVVVATDVSAQFDVDREGPELLDRLLASIRSGVDVSVLLSPSVFDDARAAVDEDRATLTIAQGPFELRITQDAYGNFYLIDGEEVCLEVADPLAPDRLFGMLDLRDRGFAARVREGFEAAWAEGTVVDEV; this is encoded by the coding sequence ATGGAGTCGCTCCGAGACCTCGGCCTGTCGAGCTACGAGGACCGGGCGTACCGCGCGCTGCTGACGCTCGGCACCGGCACCGCCGCGGCCGCCGCCGAGGAGAGCGGCGTGCCGAAGGGGCGCATCTACGACGCGCTCGGCGGGCTGGAGTCGCGGGGGCTCGTCCGCGTCCAGACCGACCGCGAGCCGAAGCGGTACGCGCCCGTCGAGCCCGCGGTCGCCGTCGACCGCCTCGTCGAGGCGAAGCGGCGGGAGCTGCGACAGCGGATCGAGACGTACGAGTCCGGCAAGTCGGAGCTGATCGACCGGCTGGCCGACGCCGAGGCGACCGACGACGAGTTCTGGACCGCGGCGGTCGGCGCCGACGACTCGCTCGACCTCCTCTTCGAGCGGATCGACGCCGCCGAGGAGTCGATCGTCGTCGTCGCCACCGACGTCTCGGCGCAGTTCGACGTCGACCGCGAGGGGCCGGAGCTGCTCGACCGGCTCCTCGCGTCGATCCGGAGCGGCGTCGACGTGTCCGTGCTGCTCTCGCCGAGCGTGTTCGACGACGCCCGCGCCGCCGTCGACGAGGACCGCGCGACGCTGACGATCGCGCAGGGGCCCTTCGAGCTGCGGATCACGCAGGACGCGTACGGGAACTTCTACCTCATCGACGGCGAGGAGGTGTGCCTGGAGGTCGCCGACCCGCTCGCGCCCGACCGGCTGTTCGGCATGCTCGACCTGCGCGACCGCGGGTTCGCCGCCCGCGTACGCGAGGGCTTCGAGGCCGCGTGGGCCGAGGGCACCGTCGTCGACGAGGTGTGA
- the kdgK1 gene encoding bifunctional 2-dehydro-3-deoxygluconokinase/2-dehydro-3-deoxygalactonokinase, which translates to MTDLVTFGETMLRLSPPRGERLETTREFTVQAGGAESNVAVGAARLGADARWLSKLPDSPLGRRIVTELRSHGVTPSVAWADGDESRVGTYYLEHGGEPRGTNVIYDRADAAITTVEPDELPTDAVAAADWFHTTGITPALSEATAETTAALLRTAGEAGTTRSFDLNYRAKLWDPETARAAYEDLFEHVDTLFVPRRDAREVLDREGGAVEIAHGLATEFGFDTVVVTRGLEGAVALHDGSVYEQDVYEAETFDAIGTGDAFVAGFVAERLRGGDLPAALRWGSATAALKRTTDGDLAVTTRAEVRDVIDGEGGIDR; encoded by the coding sequence ATGACCGACCTCGTCACGTTCGGCGAGACGATGCTCCGGCTGTCGCCGCCGCGCGGCGAGCGGCTGGAGACGACGCGCGAGTTCACCGTCCAGGCCGGCGGGGCGGAGAGCAACGTCGCGGTCGGGGCCGCGCGGCTCGGCGCCGACGCCCGCTGGCTCTCGAAGCTCCCCGACTCGCCGCTCGGCCGGCGGATCGTGACCGAGCTGCGGAGCCACGGCGTCACCCCGAGCGTCGCGTGGGCCGACGGGGACGAGAGCCGCGTGGGGACCTACTACCTCGAGCACGGCGGCGAGCCGCGCGGGACGAACGTGATCTACGACCGCGCCGACGCGGCGATCACGACCGTCGAGCCCGACGAGCTCCCGACCGACGCGGTGGCGGCGGCGGACTGGTTCCACACGACGGGGATCACGCCCGCGCTCTCCGAGGCGACGGCCGAGACGACGGCCGCGCTGTTGCGGACCGCCGGCGAGGCGGGGACCACGCGCTCGTTCGACCTGAACTACCGGGCGAAGCTCTGGGACCCGGAGACCGCGCGGGCGGCCTACGAGGACCTGTTCGAGCACGTCGACACGCTGTTCGTCCCGCGGCGGGACGCCCGGGAGGTGCTCGACCGCGAGGGCGGCGCCGTCGAGATAGCCCACGGGCTCGCCACGGAGTTCGGCTTCGACACGGTGGTCGTCACCCGCGGGCTGGAGGGGGCGGTCGCGCTCCACGACGGCTCGGTGTACGAGCAGGACGTGTACGAGGCGGAGACGTTCGACGCGATCGGCACCGGCGACGCGTTCGTCGCCGGCTTCGTCGCCGAGCGGCTGCGCGGCGGCGACCTCCCCGCGGCGCTCCGGTGGGGGTCGGCGACCGCGGCGCTGAAACGTACCACCGACGGTGACCTCGCGGTGACGACCCGGGCGGAGGTCCGCGACGTCATCGACGGCGAGGGCGGGATCGACCGGTAG
- a CDS encoding Gfo/Idh/MocA family protein, which produces MSDSPAGSTSLEFGVLGTAGIARKAVIPAIAASDHTVGAVASRDAARAERFAAENGIPRSYGSYEALLDDDALDAVYVPLPNGAHAEWTKRAADAGLHVLCEKPLAADADEARDAVAHCDERGVTLMEAFMYRYHPRTERAVALAADELDDVRTVTATFRFPLYDRPNDVRLDPDLAGGSLMDVGCYPVSLARTVLGEPDRAYAHAGDTRGAGVDTELAGVLSYDDGRSARVASGFDTQLVQRYRVDATNGWVEVERAFDAPTDEPVELTYEIDGRRGAETFPAVDQYRLQVEHFAERVADGSAPLTDGEEAVANMAVIDALAESAADGGPVDL; this is translated from the coding sequence ATGTCCGATTCACCGGCCGGCTCGACGAGCCTCGAATTCGGCGTCCTCGGCACCGCTGGGATCGCCCGCAAAGCGGTCATCCCGGCTATCGCCGCCAGCGACCACACCGTCGGCGCGGTGGCGTCCCGCGACGCCGCCCGCGCGGAGCGGTTCGCGGCCGAGAACGGAATCCCCCGCAGCTACGGCTCCTACGAGGCCCTGCTCGACGACGACGCGCTCGATGCCGTGTACGTCCCGCTCCCGAACGGGGCCCACGCCGAGTGGACGAAACGCGCCGCCGACGCCGGCCTCCACGTCCTCTGCGAGAAGCCGCTCGCCGCCGACGCCGACGAGGCGCGCGACGCCGTCGCCCACTGCGACGAGCGGGGCGTCACGCTGATGGAGGCGTTCATGTACCGCTATCACCCCCGCACCGAGCGCGCCGTCGCGCTCGCGGCGGACGAACTCGACGACGTGCGCACGGTGACGGCCACCTTCCGCTTCCCGCTGTACGACCGCCCGAACGACGTGCGGCTCGACCCCGACCTCGCGGGCGGGTCGCTGATGGACGTTGGCTGTTACCCCGTCTCGCTCGCCCGGACGGTCCTCGGCGAGCCCGACCGCGCCTACGCCCACGCCGGCGACACCCGGGGCGCCGGGGTCGACACGGAGCTCGCGGGCGTGCTCTCGTACGACGACGGCCGCTCGGCGCGGGTCGCGTCCGGGTTCGACACCCAGCTCGTCCAGCGGTACCGCGTCGACGCGACGAACGGCTGGGTCGAGGTCGAGCGCGCGTTCGACGCGCCGACCGACGAGCCGGTGGAGCTGACGTACGAGATCGACGGCCGACGCGGGGCCGAGACGTTCCCCGCCGTCGACCAGTACCGGCTCCAGGTCGAGCACTTCGCCGAGCGCGTCGCCGACGGGAGCGCGCCCCTGACCGACGGCGAGGAGGCGGTCGCCAACATGGCGGTCATCGACGCGCTCGCCGAGAGCGCCGCCGACGGCGGCCCGGTCGACCTCTAA
- a CDS encoding SDR family NAD(P)-dependent oxidoreductase produces the protein MTRRRESPTEGAVPGRFAGETAIVTGSTRGIGAGIAERLAAEGANVVVSGRSEAAGEAVVERIAAGGERGDATFVRADMRDPDDVAALAEAAAERYGSVDVLVNNAGVQTETAADEATLDDWAFVVETDFRAYWLAARAALEHMDRGAIVNVSSNHAYATMPAHFPYNAVKAGINGMTRSLAVDFGPRVRVNTVVPGWVEVERTRDELPEGRLAEVEAIHPTGRIGTPADVAGAVSFLASGDAAFVTGAALLVDGGRGAVMQDDTLPDYRAREDAE, from the coding sequence ATGACCCGGCGACGGGAGTCGCCGACCGAGGGCGCGGTCCCGGGCCGGTTCGCCGGCGAGACCGCGATCGTGACGGGGTCGACCAGGGGCATCGGCGCCGGCATCGCGGAGCGGCTGGCCGCCGAGGGGGCGAACGTCGTGGTCAGCGGGCGCTCGGAGGCGGCCGGCGAGGCCGTCGTCGAGCGGATCGCGGCGGGAGGCGAGCGAGGAGACGCGACGTTCGTCCGCGCCGACATGCGCGACCCGGACGACGTGGCCGCGCTGGCGGAGGCGGCCGCCGAGCGCTACGGCTCGGTCGACGTGCTCGTGAACAACGCCGGGGTCCAGACGGAGACGGCCGCCGACGAGGCGACGCTCGACGACTGGGCGTTCGTCGTCGAGACGGACTTCCGGGCGTACTGGCTGGCGGCGCGGGCCGCCCTCGAACACATGGACCGGGGCGCGATCGTGAACGTCTCGTCGAACCACGCGTACGCGACGATGCCGGCGCACTTCCCGTACAACGCCGTCAAGGCGGGCATCAACGGCATGACGCGGTCGCTCGCGGTCGACTTCGGCCCCCGCGTCCGGGTGAACACGGTCGTCCCCGGCTGGGTGGAGGTCGAGCGGACGCGCGACGAGCTGCCCGAGGGGCGGCTGGCGGAGGTCGAGGCGATCCACCCGACCGGCCGGATCGGGACGCCGGCCGACGTCGCCGGCGCCGTCTCCTTCCTCGCGAGCGGCGACGCCGCCTTCGTCACGGGGGCGGCGCTGCTCGTCGACGGCGGCCGCGGCGCGGTGATGCAAGACGACACGCTCCCGGACTACCGGGCGCGAGAGGACGCGGAGTAG
- a CDS encoding efflux RND transporter permease subunit produces the protein MDPVSRLFGAITDRVVERPRRVVIACLVVTALFAPGMALLEASAGSDQFTDGIEEADALDRVNERFEPAFGGDDPTTQLIQRDANVLDRRGLLDMLATAERLDERDGLRVTDFSAPAMDVAAELDEDADTPAAARDAIERASDGEIDDAVDAAAEDPGFATLLSDDFNRESGTASASLGVVSHSFPASADTQAIQQEARTVAEEAPGDITAFGGGIVDDEFQRVIFDSLSIVVPAALAVILGLLAYAYRDPFDFVLGGIALLMTVVWTFGFTGYAGIAFSEVLIAVPVLLLAIGIDFGIHTVNRYREDRAAGAPPETAMRGALGQLVVAYSIIAGTTIIGFLANLTSSLPPLREFGVVAGLGICFTLVIFVGFLPAAKLMLDRWRAERSLPEFGSRPLGSEESALGRFLPKLSAISRPAPAVFLVVVLLVTAGAAGYGAGVDTTFEQDDFLPPSEEPAYVDYFPGPLQPGEYTATETINFLSDNFATSEDDTVTIYVERRMTSDSALRSLARAERDPPDTFVTVDGRASAESVQSAIDAYAAENPEFERLVENSALDDGRPNRNLDRIYAELRNSGYDDFTGEYLADDSRSTRIVYAVESDASDAEITADARRVADRYRGDATATGQIVVFQAVADTIFESAIVSLAAALGLSAVFLVILFWLLLGSPTLGLVTLVPVTVAVATLTATMRLGGIPFNAITATILAITIGLGVDYTVHVAHRFHDEYAAGGDVDAAVVTTLRGTGGALTGTWATTALGTGVLVLAITPILGQFGLLTAASITLAYLASLIVLPPALVVWVAVVERRPELLFVGRFLDAAGAIDADAEGDATDRARTDGGTDDGAFEWQTDPRPPAEDPSQKR, from the coding sequence ATGGACCCCGTCAGTCGGCTGTTCGGCGCGATCACCGACCGGGTCGTCGAGCGGCCGCGCCGGGTCGTGATCGCCTGTCTCGTCGTCACCGCCCTGTTCGCGCCCGGCATGGCGCTGCTGGAGGCGAGCGCGGGCAGCGACCAGTTCACCGACGGGATCGAGGAGGCCGACGCCCTCGACCGCGTGAACGAGCGGTTCGAGCCCGCGTTCGGGGGTGACGACCCGACGACGCAGCTGATCCAGCGCGACGCGAACGTGCTCGACCGCCGCGGCCTGCTCGACATGCTGGCGACCGCCGAGCGGCTCGACGAGCGCGACGGGTTGCGGGTAACCGACTTCTCCGCGCCCGCGATGGACGTGGCGGCCGAGTTGGACGAGGACGCCGACACGCCCGCGGCGGCCCGCGACGCGATCGAACGGGCCAGCGACGGCGAGATCGACGACGCGGTCGACGCCGCCGCGGAGGACCCCGGCTTCGCGACGCTGCTGTCCGACGACTTCAACCGCGAGTCCGGGACGGCCTCCGCGTCGCTCGGCGTCGTCTCCCACTCGTTCCCGGCCTCGGCCGACACGCAGGCGATCCAGCAGGAGGCTCGCACGGTCGCCGAGGAGGCCCCCGGCGACATCACCGCGTTCGGCGGCGGGATCGTCGACGACGAGTTCCAGCGCGTCATCTTCGACTCGCTGTCGATCGTCGTGCCCGCGGCGCTGGCCGTGATCCTCGGCCTCCTGGCGTACGCCTACCGCGACCCCTTCGACTTCGTGCTCGGCGGGATCGCGCTCCTGATGACGGTCGTGTGGACGTTCGGCTTCACCGGCTACGCGGGGATCGCCTTCTCCGAGGTGCTGATCGCGGTGCCGGTCCTCCTCCTCGCGATCGGGATCGACTTCGGGATCCACACGGTGAACCGCTACCGCGAGGACCGTGCTGCGGGCGCGCCGCCCGAGACGGCGATGCGCGGCGCCTTGGGCCAGCTCGTGGTGGCGTACTCGATCATCGCCGGCACGACGATCATCGGCTTCCTCGCGAACCTCACCAGCTCGTTGCCCCCGCTCCGCGAGTTCGGCGTCGTCGCCGGACTCGGCATCTGTTTCACCCTCGTCATCTTCGTCGGCTTCCTCCCGGCCGCCAAGCTGATGCTCGACCGCTGGCGCGCCGAGCGCTCGCTGCCCGAGTTCGGTTCGCGCCCGCTCGGCTCCGAGGAGTCCGCGCTCGGGCGCTTCCTCCCCAAGCTGTCCGCCATCTCGCGGCCCGCGCCCGCCGTCTTCCTCGTCGTCGTCCTGCTCGTCACCGCGGGCGCCGCGGGCTACGGCGCGGGCGTCGACACCACCTTCGAGCAGGACGACTTCCTGCCGCCGAGCGAGGAGCCGGCGTACGTCGACTACTTCCCCGGCCCGCTCCAGCCCGGCGAGTACACCGCGACGGAGACGATCAACTTCCTCTCCGACAACTTCGCCACGAGCGAGGACGACACCGTCACCATCTACGTGGAGCGGCGCATGACCAGCGACAGCGCCCTCCGTAGCCTCGCGCGCGCAGAGCGCGACCCGCCCGACACGTTCGTCACGGTCGACGGTCGCGCCAGCGCCGAGAGCGTCCAGAGCGCGATCGACGCGTACGCCGCCGAGAATCCCGAGTTCGAGCGGCTGGTCGAGAACTCCGCGCTCGACGACGGCCGCCCGAACCGGAACCTCGACCGGATCTACGCCGAGCTGCGGAACTCGGGCTACGACGACTTCACCGGCGAGTACCTCGCGGACGACAGTCGGTCGACCCGGATCGTCTACGCCGTCGAATCCGACGCCAGCGACGCCGAGATCACCGCCGACGCCCGCCGCGTCGCCGACCGCTACCGCGGCGACGCGACCGCGACCGGGCAGATCGTCGTGTTCCAGGCGGTCGCCGACACGATCTTCGAGTCCGCGATCGTCTCGCTGGCGGCCGCGCTCGGGCTCTCCGCGGTGTTCCTCGTCATCCTGTTCTGGCTGCTGCTCGGCAGCCCGACGCTGGGGCTCGTCACGCTCGTCCCGGTGACGGTCGCGGTCGCGACGCTCACCGCCACGATGCGGCTCGGCGGCATCCCGTTCAACGCGATCACCGCGACGATCCTCGCGATCACCATCGGGCTCGGGGTGGACTACACCGTCCACGTCGCCCACCGGTTCCACGACGAGTACGCCGCGGGCGGCGACGTCGACGCCGCGGTGGTCACCACGCTCCGCGGGACGGGCGGCGCGCTCACCGGCACGTGGGCGACGACCGCCCTCGGCACGGGCGTGCTCGTCCTCGCTATCACCCCGATCCTCGGTCAGTTCGGGCTGCTCACGGCCGCCAGCATCACGCTCGCGTACCTGGCGTCGCTGATCGTGTTGCCCCCGGCGCTCGTCGTCTGGGTCGCCGTCGTCGAGCGCCGCCCCGAACTCCTGTTCGTCGGGCGCTTCCTCGACGCTGCGGGCGCTATCGACGCCGACGCCGAGGGCGACGCGACCGACCGTGCCCGGACCGACGGCGGCACGGACGACGGCGCCTTCGAGTGGCAGACCGATCCGCGGCCCCCCGCCGAGGATCCGAGTCAGAAGCGTTAA
- a CDS encoding helix-turn-helix transcriptional regulator — protein MEAPLEAIEFLARSTNRVEVLRLLATRPHTRGELAAATGASQATLGRILEDFAERSWVTREGGRHVATATGELVADGIDDLVTVLETEGKLRDVVAYLPTAEFGFDLRRLADATVTVPSRTRPSAPLQRVLDGMEGASTLRAVSHTLNEQSLSTAHDRVVAGRQAFEAVLSPSALAALAADDRLWTQVRALADHDDAEIRVADGEVPLSVTVADGTVYLLVRDEGGILRAAIHTDDPAVRDWAGETFSEYWADATPFDPATFEA, from the coding sequence ATGGAGGCGCCGCTCGAAGCGATCGAGTTCCTCGCGCGCTCGACCAACCGCGTCGAGGTCCTGCGGCTGCTGGCGACCCGGCCGCACACGCGGGGCGAACTCGCGGCCGCGACCGGGGCGTCACAGGCGACACTCGGCCGCATCCTCGAGGACTTCGCCGAGCGCTCGTGGGTCACGCGGGAGGGCGGCAGACACGTCGCGACCGCCACCGGCGAGCTGGTGGCGGACGGGATCGACGACCTCGTCACCGTCCTGGAGACGGAGGGCAAGCTCCGCGACGTGGTCGCGTACCTGCCCACGGCCGAGTTCGGCTTCGACCTCCGTCGGCTCGCCGACGCGACGGTGACGGTGCCGAGCCGGACGCGACCGAGCGCGCCGCTTCAGCGCGTCCTCGACGGCATGGAGGGCGCGTCGACGCTGCGCGCGGTCTCGCACACCCTGAACGAGCAGAGCCTCTCGACGGCGCACGACCGCGTCGTCGCGGGCCGACAGGCGTTCGAGGCCGTGCTCTCGCCGAGCGCGCTCGCGGCGCTCGCGGCCGACGACCGGCTGTGGACGCAGGTGCGCGCGCTCGCCGACCACGACGACGCCGAGATCCGCGTCGCCGACGGGGAGGTGCCGCTCTCGGTCACCGTCGCCGACGGCACCGTCTACCTGCTCGTCCGCGACGAGGGTGGGATCCTCCGCGCGGCGATCCACACCGACGACCCGGCCGTCCGCGACTGGGCCGGAGAGACGTTCTCCGAGTACTGGGCGGACGCGACGCCGTTCGATCCGGCGACGTTCGAAGCGTGA